A genomic stretch from Hydrogenimonas urashimensis includes:
- the flhA gene encoding flagellar biosynthesis protein FlhA, whose product MAKATRTRLLKRAIPFLETIASAKDLTIVAMIVAIMAIIIVPLPSPVLDFFLTVSIAISVLMILISVFIEKPTDFTTFPTMILLITLYRLSLNIATTRMILSKGHEGPEAVSDIITSFGDFVVGGNYVIGIIVFSIIVIINFIVVTKGATRVAEVAARFTLDAMPGKQMAIDADLNAGLIDETEAKKRRQEILQEASFYGAMDGSSKFVKGDAIAGIIITIINIIGGFLIGMFQHGMSLADAAQTFTLLTIGDGLVSQIPALIVSTATGIIITRATKDEEKNFAEGAINQLIKEYKTLFIVGFILLLFALVPGLPTVPLTFVGLLFLGLGYLIRKQELESSLYRPEIEAAAAPEEEAAKPARTTPTKEEEEAALEDILKVEMLELDLGYQLIKLADTSRGGDLLERIRSMRRKIAADYGFLMPQVRIRDNLQLPPNTYQILLKGVEIGSGEVYADKFLAMNSGMATEEIEGIHTKEPAFGLEAIWIDADKKEEAIIKGYTVIDPATVISTHMSELVKKHAEDLLTRQEVQALLEKVKKDYPVVVEDALKVASLGLIQRVLKQLLHERVPIKDMVTILETIADVAEYTKNVDLIVEQVRAHLARVITSTYKDPDGVIKLLTLNAPTEQRLLDHLQESDSGRQLLLNVGQINKVVETVSDEAQKVLQKGIAPVILIVDPMLRKPLAEIFERFGLDIVVLSHAEIDPNAKFEVLGSVEIDL is encoded by the coding sequence TTGGCAAAAGCGACACGCACCCGGCTTCTGAAACGTGCCATCCCATTTCTTGAGACCATCGCGAGTGCCAAAGATCTGACGATCGTCGCGATGATCGTCGCCATCATGGCGATCATCATCGTCCCGCTGCCGAGTCCCGTACTCGATTTTTTCCTCACCGTCTCCATCGCCATATCGGTGCTGATGATCCTCATATCGGTCTTCATCGAAAAGCCGACCGATTTCACCACCTTTCCGACGATGATTCTGCTCATCACCCTCTACCGCCTTTCGCTCAACATCGCGACGACGCGGATGATCCTTTCCAAAGGACACGAGGGCCCCGAAGCGGTGAGCGACATCATCACCAGTTTCGGCGACTTCGTGGTGGGCGGCAACTACGTCATCGGCATCATCGTCTTTTCGATCATCGTCATCATCAATTTCATCGTCGTCACCAAGGGCGCCACCCGCGTCGCCGAGGTGGCCGCCCGCTTCACCCTCGACGCGATGCCGGGCAAGCAGATGGCGATCGACGCCGACCTCAACGCCGGTCTCATCGACGAGACCGAAGCCAAAAAGCGCCGTCAGGAGATTCTGCAGGAAGCGAGCTTCTACGGGGCAATGGACGGTTCGAGCAAATTCGTCAAGGGTGACGCCATCGCCGGCATCATCATCACGATCATCAACATCATCGGCGGTTTCCTGATCGGGATGTTCCAGCACGGCATGTCCCTTGCCGACGCGGCGCAGACCTTTACACTGCTGACCATCGGCGACGGCCTCGTCTCCCAGATTCCCGCTCTCATCGTATCGACCGCTACGGGTATCATCATCACCCGGGCCACCAAGGATGAGGAGAAAAACTTCGCCGAAGGGGCGATCAACCAGCTCATCAAAGAGTACAAAACGCTCTTCATCGTCGGCTTCATCCTGCTGCTTTTCGCCCTCGTACCGGGTCTTCCGACCGTGCCTCTCACTTTCGTCGGGCTCCTCTTTCTCGGGCTCGGTTACCTTATCCGCAAACAGGAACTGGAGTCGTCGCTCTACAGACCGGAAATCGAAGCGGCCGCCGCGCCGGAGGAGGAAGCGGCCAAACCGGCACGCACCACACCGACCAAGGAAGAGGAGGAAGCGGCGCTGGAGGACATACTCAAAGTGGAGATGCTCGAGCTCGACCTTGGGTACCAACTTATCAAACTGGCCGATACGAGCCGCGGCGGCGATCTTTTGGAGCGCATCCGCTCCATGCGCCGCAAAATTGCGGCAGACTACGGTTTCCTGATGCCCCAGGTAAGGATCCGCGACAATCTGCAGCTGCCTCCGAACACCTACCAGATTCTTCTAAAAGGGGTGGAGATTGGAAGTGGCGAAGTCTATGCCGACAAATTCCTGGCGATGAACAGCGGCATGGCGACCGAAGAGATCGAAGGCATCCATACCAAGGAGCCCGCCTTCGGACTGGAAGCCATCTGGATCGACGCCGACAAGAAAGAGGAGGCGATCATCAAAGGTTACACCGTCATCGATCCGGCCACCGTCATCTCGACCCATATGAGCGAACTGGTCAAGAAACACGCAGAAGACCTACTGACCCGACAGGAGGTCCAGGCACTTCTGGAAAAGGTGAAAAAAGATTACCCCGTCGTCGTCGAGGATGCTCTCAAAGTCGCCTCATTGGGATTGATCCAGCGCGTTCTCAAACAGCTGCTGCACGAGCGTGTCCCCATCAAAGATATGGTGACGATCCTCGAAACGATCGCCGACGTGGCCGAATATACGAAAAATGTCGACCTGATCGTCGAACAGGTCCGTGCCCACCTCGCACGCGTCATCACAAGCACCTACAAAGACCCCGATGGCGTCATCAAGCTGCTGACCCTCAACGCCCCCACCGAACAACGCCTGCTCGATCACCTGCAAGAGAGCGATTCGGGGCGGCAGCTGCTGCTTAATGTGGGGCAGATCAACAAAGTGGTCGAAACAGTCAGCGACGAAGCCCAAAAAGTGCTACAGAAGGGAATCGCCCCGGTCATTCTGATCGTCGATCCGATGCTCAGAAAACCGCTGGCCGAAATCTTCGAACGGTTCGGCCTGGATATTGTCGTGCTCAGTCACGCCGAGATCGATCCCAACGCGAAATTCGAAGTGCTCGGAAGCGTGGAAATCGATTTGTAA
- the ligA gene encoding NAD-dependent DNA ligase LigA, giving the protein MTKKDYKKAVETLKKWAYAYYIEDNPLVTDEVYDKLYREVEAYEKEHPEDIDPTSPTQRVGAPLKEGFAKAKHLSRMWSMEDVFNEKEFEEWMARIRKNFPDERYYVEPKFDGASLNLIYENGLLKQAITRGDGIEGEDVTNNARTIQSIRLEIDHSDLIEIRGEVLMTKQEFDRINKERAMKGEPLFANPRNAAAGSLRQLDPKITARRNLLFQPWGVGVHSLPYEYLSEIMAFVYDLGFRKPPVRKVCKTVEEIEAIYEELKTMRDSLDVMLDGMVVKVDRIAAQNALGYTVKAPRWMVAYKFPAVEKQTRIKDVVFQVGRTGVITPVAVLEPVEVEGVIVERATLNNFDYIEKMDVRIGDMVTLIRSGDVIPKIIKVLTQYRTGKEKRIVRPTHCPVCGSELLDEGKLIKCQNINCPARVINSIIYFASKQCMNIDGLGEKIVEQLYEAGLVKELEDVYHLTMEELLKLEGFKEKKAKNLLDAIEKSKGAACWRFLNGLGIEHIGEVASRKICQTYGLDFIDLTKEQLMAIEGFGEEMAESYLEFMRVNRSKVERLLRIIRPKAPEKEEIVESPFTGKTVVLTGTMKKSRGEIKAMLEHLGAKVSGSVSKKTDYVIYGEDPGSKYDKAKQLGVELMPEERMWELVEDVENQESVDGR; this is encoded by the coding sequence ATGACGAAAAAAGATTACAAAAAAGCGGTCGAAACCCTCAAAAAATGGGCGTACGCCTACTATATCGAAGACAATCCGCTCGTGACCGACGAGGTGTACGACAAGCTTTACAGGGAAGTCGAAGCCTACGAAAAGGAGCACCCCGAAGACATCGATCCCACATCCCCGACCCAGAGAGTCGGGGCTCCTTTGAAAGAGGGATTCGCAAAAGCGAAGCACCTGAGCCGAATGTGGAGCATGGAGGATGTCTTCAACGAAAAAGAGTTCGAAGAGTGGATGGCGCGCATCCGGAAAAACTTCCCCGACGAGCGCTACTACGTGGAGCCGAAATTCGACGGCGCGAGCCTCAACCTGATCTACGAGAACGGTCTTTTGAAGCAGGCGATCACCCGCGGCGACGGGATCGAGGGCGAGGATGTCACCAACAACGCCAGAACGATCCAGTCGATACGGCTGGAGATTGACCACAGCGATCTCATCGAAATTCGCGGCGAAGTGCTGATGACCAAACAGGAGTTCGACCGCATCAACAAAGAGCGTGCCATGAAGGGTGAACCGCTCTTTGCCAATCCCCGCAACGCGGCGGCGGGAAGCCTCCGGCAGCTCGACCCGAAAATCACGGCCAGACGCAACCTGCTTTTTCAGCCCTGGGGCGTGGGTGTCCACTCCCTTCCCTACGAATACCTGAGTGAAATCATGGCTTTTGTCTACGACCTTGGCTTTCGCAAACCTCCCGTCAGAAAGGTCTGCAAAACGGTTGAAGAGATCGAAGCGATCTACGAAGAGCTCAAAACGATGCGCGATTCACTGGACGTGATGCTCGATGGCATGGTGGTCAAGGTCGACCGCATCGCGGCCCAGAATGCGCTCGGCTACACCGTCAAGGCGCCGCGCTGGATGGTGGCGTACAAATTTCCCGCCGTCGAGAAACAGACCCGCATCAAAGATGTGGTGTTCCAGGTGGGGCGTACCGGCGTGATCACTCCGGTGGCGGTGCTTGAGCCGGTGGAGGTGGAGGGTGTTATCGTCGAACGGGCGACCCTCAACAATTTCGACTACATCGAGAAGATGGATGTGCGCATCGGCGACATGGTGACGCTGATCAGAAGCGGCGACGTGATTCCCAAGATCATCAAAGTCCTCACACAGTACCGCACGGGCAAAGAGAAGAGGATTGTGCGCCCCACCCACTGTCCCGTCTGCGGAAGCGAACTGCTGGACGAGGGAAAGCTGATCAAGTGCCAGAACATCAACTGCCCGGCCCGTGTCATCAATTCGATCATCTACTTCGCCTCCAAGCAGTGCATGAACATCGACGGCCTGGGCGAGAAGATCGTCGAACAGCTCTACGAAGCGGGGCTTGTCAAGGAGCTCGAAGATGTCTACCATCTGACGATGGAGGAGCTTCTGAAGCTCGAAGGGTTCAAAGAGAAGAAGGCGAAAAACCTCCTCGATGCCATCGAGAAGAGCAAAGGAGCGGCGTGCTGGCGCTTTCTCAATGGCCTTGGGATCGAGCATATCGGAGAGGTCGCGAGCAGGAAGATCTGCCAGACCTACGGCCTCGATTTTATCGATCTGACAAAAGAGCAGCTGATGGCCATCGAGGGATTCGGCGAAGAGATGGCCGAAAGCTATCTGGAGTTCATGCGGGTCAACCGCAGTAAGGTGGAGCGGCTTTTGCGCATCATCCGTCCCAAAGCGCCCGAAAAAGAGGAGATCGTCGAATCGCCCTTTACGGGCAAGACGGTTGTGCTGACGGGTACGATGAAAAAATCGCGGGGCGAGATCAAGGCGATGCTCGAACATCTCGGCGCCAAAGTCAGCGGCAGCGTCTCAAAAAAGACCGACTACGTCATCTACGGCGAAGACCCCGGAAGCAAATACGACAAAGCGAAGCAGCTGGGTGTGGAGCTGATGCCCGAAGAGAGGATGTGGGAGCTGGTAGAAGATGTGGAGAACCAGGAGAGTGTGGATGGTCGGTGA
- a CDS encoding bifunctional riboflavin kinase/FAD synthetase has protein sequence MSGFTVSSTVEAVAIGNFDGMHLGHQALFARVGEKGGIVVIEHYRANLTPGVYRAAFTDSPLFFYDFDLIRALSPEAFIEMLKADFPCLRKIVVGEDFLFGAGRSADVHRLAALFDGEVEVVAEVHVGKQPVHSRFIREMIAEGRMADANALLGHTYRIWGEVVTGQGLGAKSLVPTLNVKSGRFLLPAAGVYKTDTFIANSSYPSVTFVGHRFTTDGRFAVETHLIDCNLHGKPRPWEVSIAWHKRLRTNRRFDSLEALKAQIEKDIGEARER, from the coding sequence GTGAGTGGTTTTACTGTTTCATCAACCGTTGAAGCCGTGGCCATCGGCAATTTCGACGGGATGCATCTGGGGCACCAGGCGCTCTTTGCCAGAGTTGGTGAAAAGGGCGGCATCGTGGTCATCGAACACTACAGGGCCAATCTGACCCCCGGCGTCTATCGGGCGGCGTTTACCGACTCTCCCCTCTTTTTCTACGATTTCGATCTGATACGCGCTCTTTCCCCCGAAGCGTTCATCGAAATGCTTAAAGCCGATTTCCCCTGCCTTCGCAAAATCGTCGTGGGGGAGGATTTCCTCTTCGGCGCCGGCCGCAGTGCCGACGTGCACCGGCTCGCCGCCCTTTTTGACGGAGAGGTCGAAGTGGTGGCGGAGGTGCATGTCGGGAAGCAACCGGTCCACTCCCGCTTCATACGCGAGATGATCGCCGAGGGGAGAATGGCAGATGCCAACGCACTGCTGGGCCATACCTACAGGATATGGGGAGAGGTCGTCACGGGGCAGGGACTCGGAGCCAAATCGCTGGTGCCCACTTTGAATGTCAAAAGCGGCCGGTTTCTTCTTCCCGCGGCAGGCGTCTACAAAACCGACACCTTTATCGCAAACAGCTCCTACCCCTCGGTCACCTTTGTCGGCCACCGATTCACGACGGATGGCCGTTTTGCCGTGGAGACCCATCTTATCGACTGCAATCTGCATGGAAAGCCGAGGCCGTGGGAGGTTTCGATCGCGTGGCACAAAAGGCTTCGTACCAATCGGCGTTTCGATTCGCTTGAGGCGTTGAAGGCGCAGATAGAAAAAGATATCGGAGAGGCCCGTGAAAGATAG
- the folP gene encoding dihydropteroate synthase, protein MRIYRIDRPSDEKALLERLGCDSVGVTIMSRKMRTHLFLIKGMPAGAANILKQDALAVGADLAVPAGVVVCRGETFDGVLMGTKRQLLELARREKIQPFGLKKLGAAIETFLKKHAAPVKIMGVINANDDSFYPASRFRESAAVAAIERMIEEGADIIDIGAVSSRPGSKPVEAREELARLKPVLDAVRTQHLTQRAAFSIDSYTPEAVSYALECGFAIVNDITGMRNRKIGELAKTYGVQLVLMHMQGTPQTMQKNPVYEDVMLDLDRFFEERIEAAEEIGLKKDALILDVGIGFGKKLAHNLKLLKNLEHFTRFGCPVLIGASRKSMIDSIVPTPVQERLPGTLAIHLEAVRRGASIVRCHDIAAHRQAIAVFEAIEKGETL, encoded by the coding sequence GTGAGAATCTACCGTATCGACAGACCGTCCGATGAAAAAGCCCTTTTGGAGCGTTTGGGGTGCGACAGCGTGGGCGTGACCATCATGTCGAGGAAGATGCGGACCCATCTTTTTCTCATCAAAGGGATGCCTGCCGGTGCCGCGAACATTCTCAAACAGGATGCTTTGGCGGTGGGTGCGGATCTGGCGGTTCCGGCCGGTGTCGTCGTCTGCAGAGGCGAAACCTTCGACGGTGTACTGATGGGAACGAAGCGCCAACTGCTGGAGCTCGCCAGGCGGGAAAAAATCCAGCCTTTCGGCCTGAAGAAACTTGGCGCCGCGATCGAGACGTTTCTGAAAAAACATGCCGCACCTGTGAAGATCATGGGGGTGATCAACGCAAACGACGACAGTTTCTACCCTGCAAGCCGCTTTCGGGAATCGGCCGCCGTCGCGGCGATCGAACGGATGATCGAAGAGGGTGCCGATATCATCGATATCGGCGCCGTCTCTTCGAGGCCCGGAAGCAAACCGGTGGAAGCCCGGGAAGAGCTGGCGCGGCTCAAGCCGGTGCTTGATGCCGTCAGGACGCAGCATCTGACGCAAAGAGCGGCATTCAGCATCGACTCCTACACGCCCGAGGCGGTCTCCTACGCGCTGGAGTGCGGATTTGCCATCGTCAACGACATCACCGGCATGCGAAACAGAAAGATCGGAGAACTGGCCAAAACCTACGGCGTGCAGCTGGTGCTGATGCACATGCAAGGAACTCCGCAAACGATGCAGAAAAATCCGGTGTACGAAGATGTGATGCTCGATCTTGATCGCTTTTTCGAAGAGCGCATCGAAGCGGCCGAAGAGATCGGCCTCAAAAAAGATGCGCTGATTCTCGATGTGGGCATCGGCTTCGGCAAAAAGCTGGCCCACAACCTGAAGCTTCTGAAAAATCTCGAACATTTCACCCGTTTCGGCTGCCCCGTTCTGATCGGCGCCAGCAGAAAATCGATGATCGACAGCATCGTGCCGACCCCTGTGCAGGAGCGGCTGCCGGGCACGCTCGCCATCCATCTTGAAGCGGTGCGCCGGGGTGCATCGATCGTGCGGTGTCACGATATCGCGGCACATCGCCAGGCGATAGCCGTTTTCGAAGCGATCGAAAAAGGAGAAACGTTGTGA
- the cmoA gene encoding carboxy-S-adenosyl-L-methionine synthase CmoA, producing MKDRLFEKPLEKQFEFDEEVAAVFDDMIERSVPFYRQNLDLIVTLLLRFLKPGMRVVDLGSSTGLLLIELARRCGVEVEFIGIDNAPAMVELARKKSRALEADVTFLCEDLMRYDFGGADVVVANYTLQFIRPAVRGKTVQKIYDALKEGGLFVCSEKVLMEDKWLNKQIIDIYYDYKKGQGYSETEIMRKREALENVLIPYTIEENRSMMKEAGFSAVDTLFQWGNFATMVARKRGK from the coding sequence GTGAAAGATAGACTTTTCGAAAAACCGCTCGAGAAGCAGTTTGAGTTCGACGAAGAGGTGGCGGCCGTCTTCGATGACATGATCGAACGCTCCGTTCCCTTCTACCGGCAGAACCTCGATCTGATCGTCACACTGCTTTTGAGGTTTCTAAAACCGGGCATGCGGGTTGTCGACCTTGGTTCTTCGACCGGTCTGCTGCTGATCGAACTGGCCAGACGGTGCGGCGTGGAAGTGGAGTTCATCGGCATCGACAACGCACCGGCGATGGTCGAGCTTGCGAGAAAGAAATCCCGGGCGCTCGAAGCGGATGTGACCTTTCTCTGCGAGGATTTGATGCGCTACGATTTCGGCGGGGCCGATGTCGTCGTGGCCAACTATACGCTCCAGTTCATCCGTCCGGCGGTGCGCGGCAAAACGGTTCAGAAAATCTACGATGCGCTGAAAGAGGGTGGCCTGTTTGTCTGCAGTGAAAAGGTGCTGATGGAAGACAAATGGCTCAACAAGCAGATCATCGACATCTACTACGACTACAAGAAAGGGCAGGGATACAGCGAAACGGAGATTATGCGCAAACGCGAGGCGCTGGAAAATGTCCTGATTCCCTACACGATCGAAGAGAACCGTAGCATGATGAAGGAGGCGGGTTTTTCTGCCGTCGATACGCTCTTTCAGTGGGGAAATTTCGCGACAATGGTGGCGCGCAAAAGGGGAAAATAA
- a CDS encoding PAS domain-containing protein, producing MKRPAPTGTERFLKDEDFIVSKTDLKGRIIYGNKMFIKISGYSESELLGAPHSILRHPDMPKIVFKLLWERIQNKEEIFAYVKNLCKDGGYYWVFANVTATIAPDGSIRDYHSVRRKPSGKAMEIIPPLYSQLLSAERSGGMEASGRLLGDILKEKGVSYDEFVLGLQQ from the coding sequence ATGAAAAGGCCTGCCCCGACAGGAACAGAGCGGTTTTTGAAGGATGAGGATTTCATCGTCTCGAAGACCGACCTGAAAGGTCGCATCATCTACGGCAACAAAATGTTCATCAAAATTTCGGGCTATTCGGAGAGCGAACTGCTCGGTGCACCCCACTCCATCCTGCGCCATCCGGACATGCCCAAAATCGTATTCAAGCTTCTATGGGAGCGTATCCAGAATAAAGAGGAGATCTTCGCTTACGTCAAAAATCTCTGCAAGGACGGCGGCTACTACTGGGTGTTCGCCAACGTCACGGCCACCATTGCCCCCGACGGTTCGATACGGGATTACCATTCGGTCCGGCGGAAACCGAGCGGCAAGGCGATGGAGATCATTCCGCCGCTCTATTCGCAACTGCTTTCGGCCGAACGCAGCGGAGGCATGGAGGCGTCCGGACGACTGCTCGGCGATATTTTGAAAGAGAAAGGAGTCTCGTATGACGAGTTTGTCCTCGGTCTTCAACAATAA
- a CDS encoding DHH family phosphoesterase — MKKPDSVYHLSHTDLDGYACQFLTSHCFKKIRFQNSNYGDEITGRLKIFFDAMLLDPGKTILLLITDLNLSMQQCEFIEKQIERLHNLKSGVTLQVQLLDHHGSGKEPAEKYPWYFLDTTRSATKITYDWLVETVGCQAVTRYKNLVDAINAIDIWLTEEKGFEFGKVLMGAIASSREVGRALFDEQDREHKFHMIRSAHDLIEEENAHIRLDNEMHAIKKAFFAKNRDDNTLDNLVADYLTDLLTARKEDLKIRYKDKTGVLTFGIPNISVIGNAFLVANPDIDFILNISPNGSISLRSNNKADVSEIAATLAGGGGHPNASGGRIHNFKETYSYADAKKFIETLIEEKTKES, encoded by the coding sequence ATGAAAAAACCCGACTCCGTCTACCACCTCTCCCATACCGACCTCGACGGCTACGCGTGCCAGTTTCTCACTTCCCACTGTTTTAAAAAGATCCGGTTTCAAAACAGCAATTACGGAGACGAGATCACCGGCCGTCTGAAGATTTTCTTCGACGCGATGCTGCTCGATCCCGGCAAAACGATTCTCCTTCTCATCACCGACCTCAACCTTTCGATGCAGCAGTGCGAATTCATCGAAAAGCAGATCGAGAGGCTGCACAACCTAAAAAGCGGAGTCACCCTGCAGGTGCAGCTGCTGGACCATCACGGCAGCGGAAAGGAGCCGGCGGAGAAATATCCGTGGTACTTTCTCGACACGACACGCAGTGCGACGAAAATCACCTACGACTGGCTCGTCGAAACCGTAGGCTGCCAAGCCGTAACGCGGTACAAAAACCTGGTCGATGCGATCAACGCCATCGATATCTGGCTGACTGAAGAGAAGGGGTTCGAGTTCGGAAAAGTCCTGATGGGGGCCATCGCCTCCTCCCGGGAAGTCGGCCGCGCCCTGTTCGACGAGCAGGACAGGGAACACAAGTTCCACATGATCCGATCGGCGCACGACCTCATCGAAGAAGAGAACGCCCACATCCGACTCGACAACGAGATGCACGCCATCAAAAAAGCCTTTTTCGCGAAAAACCGCGACGACAACACCCTCGACAATCTCGTCGCCGACTATCTGACCGACCTGCTGACAGCCAGAAAAGAGGACTTGAAGATCCGCTACAAAGACAAAACGGGTGTGCTCACTTTCGGTATTCCGAATATCTCGGTCATCGGCAACGCTTTTCTCGTCGCCAATCCCGATATCGATTTCATTCTAAACATTTCACCGAATGGGTCGATTAGTTTACGAAGCAACAACAAAGCCGACGTGAGCGAAATCGCGGCAACCCTGGCCGGCGGCGGAGGCCATCCGAACGCCAGCGGGGGACGCATTCACAATTTCAAAGAGACCTACAGCTATGCGGATGCCAAAAAATTCATCGAAACGCTCATAGAGGAAAAAACCAAGGAGTCATAA
- a CDS encoding CZB domain-containing protein, whose protein sequence is MFKSKAYTTVLNERPELVQEFTDHHHCRMGRWYYEGKGKELFSHTKAYRAMEEPHALVHDMVLGTIPCAVEKNCLTQDRRETIVGNFKKMEEASNQLFRLIREMVQEANTDIVKELEFSGKSA, encoded by the coding sequence ATCTTCAAATCGAAAGCCTACACCACGGTACTCAACGAACGCCCGGAACTTGTGCAGGAGTTTACGGACCATCACCACTGCCGCATGGGCCGATGGTACTACGAAGGAAAAGGCAAGGAGCTTTTCAGCCATACCAAAGCCTACAGGGCGATGGAAGAGCCCCATGCCCTCGTGCACGACATGGTGCTTGGCACCATTCCCTGCGCCGTCGAAAAAAATTGTCTGACACAGGATCGACGCGAAACGATCGTCGGAAACTTCAAGAAAATGGAAGAGGCGAGCAACCAGCTCTTCCGACTCATCCGCGAAATGGTCCAGGAAGCCAATACCGATATCGTCAAAGAACTCGAGTTCAGTGGAAAAAGTGCGTAA
- the tlyA gene encoding 23S rRNA (cytidine-2'-O)-methyltransferase TlyA translates to MLDSRFHSARVWSEAMRLDALLVERGVVASRTKAQELIKEGGVTVDGRVVDKPSFKPAESAQIEIFGETRYVSRAARKLKGFLQTHPVAIEGKRCLDVGASTGGFTQILLERGAAHVTALDVGRLQLHDSFAREARVLSVEETDIREFKSDTPFDVTTCDVSFISLRRIIKDLDRLTEGVLILLFKPQFEVGRVAKRNRHGVVTDEGAIREAQREFEDAAAKLGWRLMVKEISKIPGKEGNREWFYCFINR, encoded by the coding sequence ATGCTCGATTCCCGATTCCACTCGGCCCGTGTATGGAGCGAAGCCATGCGTCTTGACGCACTTCTGGTCGAACGGGGAGTCGTGGCCAGCCGCACCAAGGCACAGGAGCTCATCAAAGAGGGGGGCGTGACGGTCGATGGAAGGGTTGTCGACAAACCCTCCTTCAAACCCGCCGAGAGTGCCCAAATCGAGATTTTCGGCGAGACCCGCTATGTGAGCCGGGCGGCGAGAAAGCTTAAAGGGTTTTTGCAGACCCATCCGGTGGCCATCGAAGGAAAACGTTGCCTCGATGTGGGGGCGAGCACCGGGGGCTTCACGCAGATACTGCTGGAGAGGGGAGCGGCCCATGTGACGGCTCTTGATGTGGGGCGTTTGCAGCTGCACGACTCCTTTGCCAGGGAGGCGAGAGTCCTCAGCGTCGAAGAGACCGATATCCGCGAATTCAAAAGCGACACGCCCTTTGATGTGACCACATGCGACGTCTCCTTCATCAGCCTTCGCCGTATTATAAAAGACCTCGACCGCCTGACAGAAGGAGTGCTGATACTCCTTTTCAAACCGCAGTTTGAGGTGGGAAGGGTGGCAAAACGCAACCGACACGGCGTCGTGACGGACGAGGGGGCGATACGCGAAGCCCAGAGAGAGTTCGAGGATGCGGCGGCGAAACTGGGATGGCGCCTGATGGTCAAAGAGATATCGAAAATTCCGGGAAAAGAGGGGAACCGTGAGTGGTTTTACTGTTTCATCAACCGTTGA
- a CDS encoding DNA polymerase III subunit delta' — MAAPVSKIVLTDRFETIFFELKEHYADAVFHRIETDDFLIEHAREAVDRASLTSDREKVIVLAANRFTPIAQNKLLKIIEEPPSKTHFILMTPSKSGLLATIRSRLPIENRIVAKEEEKSGVDLERFDLSRLFDLLRTHRRIDAKRAAALVENISKEAMRSGNYRLDEELLETFSQSVRLLDMGSPPNFVLARLGLKLLERKK; from the coding sequence ATGGCCGCACCCGTTTCGAAAATCGTACTGACCGACCGTTTCGAGACGATCTTTTTCGAACTGAAAGAGCATTATGCCGATGCGGTTTTCCACCGGATCGAAACGGACGATTTTCTGATCGAGCACGCCAGGGAGGCGGTGGACCGCGCTTCGCTGACCAGCGACAGGGAAAAGGTCATCGTTTTGGCGGCCAACCGTTTTACCCCCATCGCCCAGAACAAGCTGCTCAAAATCATCGAAGAACCTCCCTCCAAAACCCATTTCATTCTGATGACACCCTCCAAATCCGGATTGCTCGCCACGATACGCTCCCGTCTTCCGATCGAAAACAGAATCGTCGCAAAGGAGGAGGAAAAAAGCGGCGTCGACCTGGAACGGTTCGACCTCTCGCGGCTTTTCGATCTGCTCCGCACACACCGGCGCATCGACGCGAAACGGGCGGCCGCACTCGTAGAAAACATCTCCAAGGAGGCGATGCGAAGCGGAAACTACCGGCTCGATGAGGAACTGCTTGAGACATTTTCCCAAAGTGTCCGGCTGCTGGATATGGGTTCACCGCCCAATTTCGTTCTCGCGAGGCTCGGCCTGAAACTGCTGGAGAGAAAGAAGTGA